Proteins from a genomic interval of Crassostrea angulata isolate pt1a10 chromosome 7, ASM2561291v2, whole genome shotgun sequence:
- the LOC128192476 gene encoding tyrosine-protein phosphatase non-receptor type 23-like isoform X3 codes for MEAVPRLPMIAFELKTSPEYVDFGPVLKQYIRDNYGEDPADYNKACTDLEQLRQSAVHVSHDFMGCSTLKKYYAQLQFLQGRFPMTDGGQAALPFTWEDIFMAREVTLADIKFEQASVLYNIGALHSILGSMETRTNADSMKVACTHFQCASGAFEYLRDHFGSAMMSLDFSHELLTFHVNLMLAQAQECILEKSMIDSRKSSITAKVSAQIVEFNNLALKSLEPAYKEGIVPSRKYKEWKKRMELKSQFYECITCFYMGKQSEEHQKWGECLAYYTEAFNKLNECIKKGKSEDGDIQESFRFAMDVIGGKYQSAKKDNDFVYHDKVPDFDSLPEVKGASLVKGITFNPSDPDVSGPDLFQKLVPMEAHEASSLYSEEKAKLIRRVCGNIEDKNAELVQFMSSLNIDQSSLSFEPENLPQALLEKCAAVSVKPNAIKDLVEAMSGVSNVATEVDVNLKDITALLDNEAEEEENFQKQFGKRSTNPMFENIRKELALFSEGHRKGSQSNNDLHKAMNAHITNLKLLGGPIEDIKNALPSKDKEKSSEVDAVTGDLKRLISKVEEMKSQRNMLEEQFRTEVQKDDITHRIVTQEGGNKQVMFDQEIQKHKKVEELIMQNLRAQDNILRALTDANVKYAPIRRKFSEVAARREMMIKDLMNSFDVYEDLLAKSQKGQEFYRKLESNVSKLLTRCQGLCKIQAEEREQIMNRHKPKDPPPRPMAPKPDNTVADPASASIACDGSLPTATMPPQPTLNTIPGFEGPKLKDYLPFMKPKTFGKDRDKNKRSSSRPESDNARSMPGDLPGSAPVLPQNLPNQGDLSSYLPRADLQNPSIPQVSAFTGSQHPTRGQSASPTFRPPFNPTHVDVGQSYSSPGPSPAPSPALPSPAHSPLPRQQFRSQSLSPVPHNGAQNPTQSQEYHSLPVGYNSGYLPQGQSSQYPAMSQGQMPGYQGVPQGQIPASGSDSSRQGMIPTQPPGNYYKDDPRQFPQVRDPRLSAATGTVEQQSGHSLTQMMTGQQIPSSQLQHSQSNMVVSQAQAVSNVGQGPSSHGSQYFQSQYQPTSQNVSMQQPQQFSQAQQSQGVVSQSQQQFSNSVASDVQKMNQQQNMYANQQVNSSGYPTNQNAANKNLPMANQIDPYTGGRASPANIHLGLPYASTHQSRPATSISHGFDKFYTVDSGEQNLEYGHQPHDHSGYAPIQSGGPQLHNSKWDAEFPQAQKKENDAKEDPRYQTDGFGKLYMQTGMPYASTHMSIPAIATSHISTQNLSQSNAVPVLTYGHLGYGPLSSTSQSATNLTQTSSVQASAKQQVSVTQLPSAQQQMPRFPSGMPYANTSQSMPAMSFSKMSNATQNPVMSSNSAQYYMNMSATQTQTQTVTSNVYGNQGNYMSMHQPQQQLQSQQGPQYMQSQVQPQTSDRGPQSLGGSFSQGQQLSQETGQQMYYQQQASGYPQQSMASYPGVQQQSQNMAQQTQQRTQQQLPQQMTQPPQPPQRMGHYPQEMVKHPPQQMAQQPPQQMAQQPPQQMAQQPPQQMAQQPPQQMAQQPPQQMVQQPQQQRFQQPPQQMTQQPTQQMTQQFPQQRFGQQMAQPSQIHPVVQQQYPQQMTQLQQQQAQARMLHQGMMQAQGPPSQHLPQGVMQQQQGLVQQQQQQMSSASNYQYPSAVSYQTTSGTSNQLSTGTAYQSSIGGGYPQAARGGSYQQPNSGSYQPYPASQQAPNIYQTAQEPQRNQLSGSQQELQGLFDSSQSTPLQPLQPLVVSQPHPAPVEMTPQTTTPTSSSLSPPMKQISIAPQQKSHRRQDSSASTTSLDDILSTSPSIPPKSSTDHMLTPKVLTAQEIEQQKEEAVLKNQLARQSSKGPFTDPLVKDRFVGEVEKLAKYVESLTKPTCSGPTNLDLAWKELTDEQDRGGKKSSMAIARCYPAKNREQDSMPYDENRIVLATMKDDYINASSVVDLSPNCPKFITTQSPLPVTLTDFWVMVYEQGSEVIVMLSSETEQGKKFPEYWPQQKGRTEYHGPITLTLQSIKDKVNWVERIIHVNHSEKKQGRTVVQLQYKNWPVSGFPENISFILQFITEVHSFYKQQRSLLKPIIVHCGNGIGRTGVFMLVYTCMQDIEHGKGVSGIMDVAKKMFRQRRLAMKEKLQLKYAYEAILFYTQDILAKESVK; via the exons ATGGAGGCAGTGCCTCGACTGCCGATGATAGCTTTCGAGCTTAAAACAAGCCCAGAATATGTGGATTTTGGACCAGTATTAAAACAG TATATAAGAGACAATTATGGAGAAGATCCAGCAGATTACAACAAAGCTTGCACTGATCTTGAACAGCTTCGACAG aGTGCAGTGCACGTATCACATGACTTCATGGGTTGCAGTACCTTAAAAAAATACTATGCTCAGTTGCAATTTCTTCAGGGAAGATTTCCGATGACTGATGGGGGCCAAGCTGCTCTGCCGTTTACATG GGAGGACATTTTCATGGCAAGAGAAGTCACCCTAGCAGACATCAAATTTGAGCAGGCCTCAGTGCTTTACAACATTGGAGCTCTACACTCTATCCTTGGGTCCATGGAAACGAGAACAAATGCAGAT AGTATGAAGGTAGCCTGCACACACTTTCAGTGTGCCTCGGGGGCCTTTGAATATCTCCGAGACCACTTTGGATCAGCCATGATGAGCCTCGACTTTTCGCACGAGCTTCTGACGTTTCATGTCAATTTAATGCTG GCACAAGCACAGGAGTGTATTCTGGAGAAGTCCATGATTGACAGCAGAAAAAGCTCCATCACAGCCAAAGTGTCCGCCCAGATTGTGGAATTCAACAACTTGGCTTTGAAATCTTTGGAACCTGCTTACAAGGAAGGGATAGTGCCATCTCGGAAATACAAG GAGTGGAAGAAAAGAATGGAGCTGAAGAGCCAGTTTTATGAGTGCATCACCTGCTTCTACATGGGTAAGCAGTCCGAGGAACATCAGAAGTGGGGGGAGTGTCTGGCCTACTACACAGAGGCATTCAACAAGCTCAACGAGTGTATCAAGAAGGGCAAG AGTGAAGATGGTGATATTCAAGAATCGTTTAGATTTGCCATGGATGTCATAGGAGGAAA GTACCAGTCTGCAAAGAAGGACAATGATTTTGTTTACCATGACAAAGTTCCAGACTTTGACAGCCTACCAGAGGTGAAAG GGGCCTCTCTAGTGAAGGGTATAACCTTTAACCCCAGTGACCCAGATGTGTCTGGTCCAGATTTATTTCAGAAACTGGTCCCAATGGAGGCTCACGAGGCTTCATCACTATACAG TGAAGAAAAGGCCAAACTCATAAGGAGAGTATGCGGAAATATAGAAGACAAAAATGCTGAACTTGT ACAATTTATGTCTTCTCTGAACATTGACCAATCAAGCTTGAGCTTCGAGCCAGAGAATCTGCCCCAGGCTCTCCTGGAGAAATGTGCTGCCGTGTCTGTCAAACCCAACGCTATCAAAGATTTGGTGGAAGCCATGTCAG GTGTTTCAAATGTGGCTACAGAGGTTGATGTGAATTTGAAAGACATCACTG caCTTCTCGATAACGAAGCGGAGGAAGAGGAAAATTTTCAG AAGCAGTTTGGCAAGCGATCAACAAATCCTATGTTTGAAAACATCAGAAAGGAACTGGCATTATTTTCTGAGGGCCATAGGAAGGGAAGTCAATCCAACAACGATCTGCACAAAGCAATGAATGCTCACATCACCAATCTAAAGCTCCTCGGTGGGCCTATTGAAGATATCAAGAATGCATTACCATCTAAAGATAAAGAGAAAA gtTCTGAGGTTGATGCTGTTACTGGTGACCTGAAAAGACTGATATCCAAGGTGGAGGAAATGAAATCCCAGAGGAATATGCTGGAAGAACAGTTTAGGACCGAGGTCCAGAAAGATGATATCACTCACAGAATTGTGACACAGGAGGGGGGTAACAAGCAG GTGATGTTTGACCAGGAAATTCAGAAGCACAAGAAGGTTGAAGAGTTGATTATGCAAAATCTGAGGGCTCAGGACAACATACTTCGGGCACTTACAGATGCTAATGTAAAGTACGCACCAATACGCAGGAAATTCAGTGAGGTTGCCGCAAG GCGAGAAATGATGATCAAGGATCTGATGAATTCATTTGATGTGTATGAAGATCTGCTGGCAAAGTCTCAAAAAGGACAGGAATTCTACAGGAAACTAGAAAGCAATGTTTCCAAACTTCTGACTAGATGTCAGGGGTTGTGTAAGATTCAGGCTGAGGAAAGAGAACAAATAATGAACAGGCATAAAcccaaag aTCCTCCTCCTAGACCAATGGCCCCCAAGCCAGACAATACAGTTGCTGACCCCGCCAGTGCTTCTATAGCTTGTGATGGTTCTCTCCCCACGGCCACAATGCCCCCACAACCAACACTGAACACTATTCCTGGATTTGAAGGACCAAAGTTAAAAGACTATTTACCTTTCATGAAACCAAAGACTTTTGGCAAAGACAGAGATAAGAATAAAAGAAGTTCTTCTCGGCCCGAGTCTGACAATGCGAGGTCAATGCCAGGTGATTTACCTGGCTCAGCACCCGTTCTGCCTCAG AACTTGCCAAATCAAGGTGACTTAAGCAGTTATCTCCCTAGAGCAGATCTGCAGAACCCATCAATTCCACAAGTCTCTGCTTTCACAGGAAGCCAACATCCAACAAGAGGCCAATCGGCATCTCCAACATTTAGGCCCCCCTTTAATCCCACACATGTTGATGTAGGGCAATCCTACTCCTCTCCCGGTCCAAGTCCTGCTCCGAGCCCTGCCCTTCCATCACCTGCCCATAGTCCATTACCACGGCAACAGTTCAGATCCCAGTCATTGAGCCCTGTGCCACACAATGGAGCCCAGAATCCAACACAGAGCCAAGAATATCACAGTTTGCCAGTAGGATATAATTCAGGTTATCTTCCCCAGGGTCAGAGCTCACAATATCCAGCAATGTCTCAAGGGCAAATGCCTGGATATCAGGGTGTTCCTCAAGGTCAGATACCAGCGTCAGGTTCAGATTCAAGCAGACAAGGAATGATACCTACTCAGCCACCTGGCAATTATTACAAAGACGATCCCAGACAGTTCCCACAGGTCAGAGATCCTAGACTCTCTGCTGCCACAGGTACTGTAGAACAACAATCAGGTCATTCTTTAACTCAGATGATGACAGGTCAACAGATTCCCTCTAGTCAATTACAGCACAGTCAGTCCAATATGGTTGTTAGTCAAGCACAAGCTGTCAGTAATGTTGGTCAAGGGCCTTCATCTCATGGGAGTCAGTATTTTCAAAGTCAATATCAGCCAACATCTCAAAATGTTTCCATGCAACAGCCACAGCAGTTTAGTCAAGCACAGCAATCCCAAGGAGTTGTTAGTCAAAGTCAacaacagttttcaaattcTGTGGCCTCAGATGTTCAAAAAATGAACCAACAGCAAAATATGTATGCTAATCAGCAAGTAAACAGCAGTGGGTACCCAACCAATCAGAATGCCGCAAACAAAAATTTACCTATGGCCAACCAGATTGATCCTTACACAGGAGGAAGGGCCTCTCCGGCCAACATACACTTGGGACTGCCCTATGCCAGCACCCATCAGTCACGCCCTGCCACTTCCATCAGCCATGGCTTTGATAAATTCTACACAGTGGACAGTGGAGAGCAGAACTTGGAATATGGTCATCAGCCCCACGATCATAGTGGCTACGCTCCAATTCAGTCTGGCGGACCACAGCTTCACAATTCAAAATGGGATGCTGAATTCCCTCAAGCCCAGAAGAAAGAAAATGATGCTAAAGAAGATCCTAGGTATCAGACAG ACGGTTTTGGAAAGCTATACATGCAAACAGGCATGCCGTATGCCAGCACACACATGTCTATCCCAGCCATTGCTACTAGCCATATCAGTACACAGAACCTTTCTCAGTCTAACGCAGTTCCAGTTCTTACGTATGGACATCTTGGATATGGCCCTCTGTCATCCACCAGCCAGTCTGCCACTAACCTGACTCAGACATCATCAGTACAAGCTTCAGCTAAACAGCAAGTTTCAGTAACACAGCTGCCTTCAGCTCAACAGCAGATGCCGAGATTTCCCTCAGGCATGCCTTATGCCAATACATCCCAGTCTATGCCAGCTATGTCCTTTAGCAAAATGAGTAATGCAACACAGAATCCAGTGATGTCAAGTAATTCTGCTCAGTATTACATGAACATGTCTGCCACTCAAACCCAAACTCAGACTGTTACTTCAAATGTTTATGGTAACCAAGGGAATTATATGAGCATGCATCAGCCTCAGCAACAATTGCAATCTCAGCAGGGACCACAGTACATGCAATCTCAAGTGCAGCCACAAACATCTGACCGTGGTCCACAGAGTCTTGGTGGAAGCTTCTCACAAGGCCAACAACTGAGTCAGGAAACTGGCCAGCAGATGTACTACCAACAACAAGCATCAGGATATCCACAGCAAAGTATGGCTAGTTATCCAGGAGTGCAACAACAATCCCAAAATATGGCTCAGCAAACACAACAAAGAACACAGCAACAACTCCCACAACAAATGACACAGCCGCCACAGCCACCACAGCGAATGGGACATTATCCACAAGAAATGGTTAAGCATCCGCCACAGCAAATGGCCCAGCAACCTCCACAACAGATGGCTCAGCAACCTCCACAACAGATGGCTCAGCAACCTCCACAACAGATGGCCCAGCAACCTCCACAACAGATGGCTCAGCAACCTCCACAACAGATGGTTCAACAACCTCAGCAACAAAGGTTTCAGCAACCTCCACAACAAATGACACAGCAGCCTACCCAACAAATGACTCAGCAATTTCCACAACAAAGGTTTGGACAACAGATGGCACAGCCATCACAAATACATCCAGTGGTGCAGCAACAATATCCACAACAGATGACTCAACTACAGCAACAACAAGCACAAGCTAGGATGCTTCATCAAGGAATGATGCAAGCACAAGGGCCACCTTCACAACATTTGCCACAAGGAGTTATGCAACAACAGCAAGGACTtgtccaacaacaacaacaacagatgTCATCAGCGTCAAATTATCAATATCCCTCTGCAGTTTCATACCAAACTACCAGTGGAACTTCAAACCAGTTGTCCACTGGCACAGCTTATCAAAGCTCCATTGGAGGAGGTTACCCACAGGCAGCCAGAGGTGGATCGTACCAGCAACCTAACAGTGGTTCTTATCAGCCATATCCTGCCAGCCAACAAGCTCCCAACATCTACCAGACAGCGCAGGAACCACAAAGAAATCAACTTTCTGGCAGTCAGCAAG AACTTCAAGGCTTGTTTGACTCCTCTCAGTCCACACCACTGCAGCCATTACAGCCACTAGTGGTGAGCCAGCCCCACCCAGCTCCCGTGGAAATGACACCACAAACCACAACACCGACATCATCCTCATTGTCACCACCTATGAAACAG ATTTCCATTGCCCCCCAGCAAAAATCTCACCGACGTCAAGATTCCAGTGCCTCTACAACCTCCCTGGACGACATTTTATCCACCAGTCCAAGTATTCCCCCAAAATCCTCAACTGACCATATGCTTACCCCCAAAGTTCTTACTGCACAG GAAATTGAACAACAAAAAGAGGAAGCTGTGTTGAAGAATCAGTTAGCTCGACAGTCCTCCAAGGGCCCATTCACTGACCCCCTGGTGAAGGACAGATTTGTAGGGGAGGTGGAGAAACTGGCCAAGTATGTGGAGAGTCTGACGAAACCTACGTGCTCAGGGCCCACCAACCTGGATCTGGCCTGGAAG GAACTTACAGATGAACAGGATAGAGGGGGAAAGAAGTCTTCTATGGCCATTGCTAGATGCTACCCAGCCAAAAACAGAGAACAGGACAGCATGCCAT ATGATGAGAATCGAATAGTACTTGCCACGATGAAAGATGATTACATCAATGCAAGTTCTGTAGTG GACTTGTCACCTAATTGCCCAAAGTTTATCACAACACAGTCACCACTTCCTGTTACACTCACAGACTTCTGGGTAATGGTATATGAGCAGGGGTCAGAGGTCATTGTGATGCTCTCCAGTGAAACGGAGCAAGGAAAG AAATTCCCAGAGTATTGGCCCCAGCAAAAAGGACGAACTGAATACCATGGTCCTATAACCTTGACTCTTCAAAGTATAAAGGACAAGGTCAACTGGGTGGAAAGAATTATTCATGTAAACCACAGTGAG AAAAAGCAAGGAAGAACAGTGGTACAACTACAGTACAAGAACTGGCCAGTCAG TGGTTTCCCGGAGaatatttcctttattttgcaatttattaCTGAAGTCCACAGCTTTTATAAACAACAAAGAAGTCTGTTGAAGCCAATTATAGTCCATTGCGG